A single window of Paracoccus albus DNA harbors:
- a CDS encoding OmpA family protein, producing the protein MSRFIYTGSALVAVMALGVLAPAKAEIRIPPKKAQELAPQRAGQMPHLATALKDELAAGLKEGALRCLDGSQRPCADDMPLMTPTGVSVQLVANGGMILAPVGLQPYAMTPEGMPSTRGGDLAQLANQNLDEYAAAAAAFDRAAPAKQAVATGLEKAAGNREAELAAELARKQKAEAQAKAAAERKAAAEKQAKQDAQRKAQAEKKAAADAKGAADRKATENRKAEADKKAAAERQAEAQRKAAAAEAERKAEAARQEREGKVASGLAARNVEDEQRREAERRQAAERKRQEELARQLAAAQAAATAEQEAAAERAAAERAEAERARADRYAAQERRITNADARKFEAERIAAMGALNQVLQREITAGLTADGLECINGSARPCADGMALVSPGGVTAEVTQNGRIIIGPMSQQQYIVNEDGTLRARGSNTAAAREAAEAAAPTAEAFNEGARGEVVRETVASSEARSSAEDFEMSLTEALTRATQLSNNDDDDDDSGSDLAKIALAGLGALAVGQVLSGERQVALNTGDRVVVTRADGSQQVLKDDNALLRQAGNDVQTENYSDGSSRTVVTRRDGSQVITIRGSDLSVLRRIHVAPNGRETILIDDSVEVPPVEVAELPAAAEPEATPTNEEELRQALAQEAAVSRRFTLSQIRTIPEVRNIVAPVDINAITFDTGSAAINPDQARQLASLGTVIEDSIRDNPQEIFLIEGHTDAVGAATYNLALSDRRAESVALALSEYFDVPPENLVVQGYGEEYLKIPTLLSERENRRASVRRITDLLASAQ; encoded by the coding sequence ATGTCACGCTTCATTTACACGGGCAGCGCGCTTGTTGCTGTTATGGCGCTTGGTGTGCTGGCGCCAGCCAAAGCAGAGATCAGGATCCCGCCGAAGAAAGCGCAGGAGCTTGCGCCGCAGCGGGCAGGGCAAATGCCGCATCTCGCGACCGCCTTGAAGGATGAACTTGCGGCGGGGCTGAAAGAGGGCGCACTGCGCTGTCTGGATGGTTCGCAGAGGCCTTGCGCGGATGATATGCCGCTGATGACCCCGACCGGGGTATCGGTGCAGCTGGTTGCGAATGGGGGCATGATCCTGGCGCCCGTTGGTTTGCAGCCTTACGCCATGACACCCGAAGGCATGCCCAGCACGCGCGGTGGCGATCTGGCGCAGTTGGCAAACCAGAACCTGGATGAATACGCAGCTGCTGCCGCTGCCTTCGATCGGGCCGCGCCAGCGAAGCAGGCGGTCGCGACAGGGTTAGAGAAGGCGGCTGGCAACCGTGAGGCAGAGTTGGCAGCCGAACTTGCGCGCAAGCAAAAGGCCGAAGCGCAGGCCAAGGCTGCTGCCGAGCGCAAGGCTGCGGCAGAAAAACAGGCAAAGCAGGACGCGCAGCGCAAGGCGCAGGCCGAAAAGAAGGCAGCGGCCGATGCCAAGGGAGCAGCAGATCGCAAGGCTACAGAGAATCGAAAGGCAGAAGCGGATAAAAAAGCCGCCGCAGAACGTCAGGCCGAAGCGCAGCGCAAAGCAGCGGCAGCAGAAGCCGAACGAAAAGCAGAGGCGGCCCGGCAAGAGCGCGAAGGCAAAGTCGCGAGTGGCCTCGCTGCCCGGAATGTCGAAGATGAGCAGCGCCGCGAAGCAGAGCGCAGACAAGCGGCAGAGCGCAAGAGGCAGGAAGAACTGGCCCGGCAACTGGCCGCAGCGCAGGCAGCAGCGACGGCTGAGCAGGAAGCAGCGGCGGAACGCGCCGCAGCCGAACGCGCAGAGGCAGAGCGGGCGCGTGCGGATCGGTATGCCGCGCAGGAACGCCGGATCACCAATGCCGACGCCAGGAAATTCGAAGCAGAGCGGATTGCCGCGATGGGTGCGCTCAACCAGGTATTGCAGCGCGAAATCACGGCTGGCCTGACAGCGGATGGTCTGGAATGCATCAATGGCTCTGCCCGGCCATGTGCCGACGGGATGGCGCTTGTGTCGCCCGGCGGGGTCACGGCAGAGGTGACGCAGAACGGTCGGATCATCATCGGCCCGATGTCGCAGCAGCAATATATTGTGAATGAAGACGGCACGCTTCGTGCAAGGGGTTCCAACACTGCCGCCGCGCGTGAGGCGGCAGAGGCAGCAGCCCCCACCGCAGAGGCTTTCAACGAAGGCGCCAGGGGTGAGGTCGTGCGTGAAACCGTGGCCTCGTCCGAGGCGCGAAGCTCTGCCGAAGATTTCGAGATGAGCCTGACAGAGGCTTTGACCCGAGCGACTCAGCTTTCGAATAACGACGATGACGATGACGACAGCGGCAGCGATCTTGCCAAGATTGCACTTGCGGGCCTTGGTGCACTTGCGGTCGGTCAGGTTCTGTCCGGAGAGCGTCAGGTCGCGCTGAACACGGGTGATCGCGTGGTCGTCACCCGCGCGGATGGCAGCCAGCAAGTGCTGAAAGATGACAATGCGCTGCTGCGTCAGGCTGGCAATGACGTGCAGACAGAAAATTACTCTGACGGTTCTTCGCGCACTGTCGTCACGCGCCGGGATGGTTCGCAGGTCATCACCATTCGAGGATCCGACCTGAGCGTTCTGCGCCGTATTCACGTGGCGCCGAACGGGCGCGAAACGATCCTGATCGACGATTCCGTGGAGGTGCCGCCGGTCGAGGTCGCAGAACTGCCCGCCGCTGCCGAACCGGAGGCAACACCGACCAATGAAGAGGAATTGCGGCAGGCACTTGCTCAGGAAGCCGCGGTCAGCCGCCGCTTTACGCTCAGCCAGATCCGCACGATTCCGGAGGTCCGCAATATCGTCGCCCCGGTCGATATCAACGCGATCACCTTTGATACAGGCTCGGCCGCGATCAACCCCGATCAGGCGCGTCAGCTTGCCTCTCTGGGTACGGTGATCGAGGATTCGATCCGTGACAACCCGCAGGAGATATTCCTGATCGAGGGGCATACGGACGCGGTAGGGGCTGCGACCTATAACCTCGCCCTGTCGGATCGTCGCGCGGAATCCGTCGCACTGGCCCTGTCGGAATATTTTGACGTTCCGCCGGAAAATCTGGTCGTGCAGGGCTATGGCGAGGAGTATCTGAAGATACCGACCTTGCTGAGCGAGCGGGAAAACCGCCGCGCTTCGGTCCGCCGGATCACCGATCTGCTGGCTTCGGCGCAGTAG
- a CDS encoding ferredoxin--NADP reductase, producing the protein MTLDIAVNDDAPAPNREKPTLPDAQTVTSVKHWTDRLFSFRVSRPASLRFRSGEFVMIGLLGDNGKPLLRAYSIASPNWDEELEFYSIKVPDGPLTSKLQHIKEGDQIILRPKPVGTLVLDALLPGKRLWFLATGTGIAPFASLMRDPETYERYEQVVMMHTCRTAEELTYGRELVEDLKNDPLLTELYGESFADRLLYYPTTTREDSPLMGRITDNMTSGKVFDDLGLPKIDAENDRAMICGSLAFNVDVKAVLEGFGLREGANSEPKEFVVEKAFVGDGI; encoded by the coding sequence ATGACATTGGATATTGCCGTGAACGACGACGCCCCCGCCCCGAATCGCGAAAAGCCGACCTTGCCCGACGCGCAAACGGTGACCTCGGTGAAGCATTGGACCGACCGGCTGTTTTCCTTTCGGGTGAGCCGTCCGGCCAGCCTGCGCTTCCGCTCTGGCGAATTCGTGATGATCGGCTTGTTGGGCGATAATGGCAAACCTCTGCTGCGCGCCTATTCCATTGCCTCGCCCAATTGGGACGAGGAGCTGGAATTTTATTCGATCAAGGTGCCGGACGGCCCGCTGACATCGAAGCTGCAGCACATCAAGGAAGGCGATCAGATCATTCTGCGCCCGAAACCCGTTGGCACGTTGGTGCTCGACGCGCTGCTTCCGGGCAAGCGGCTGTGGTTTCTGGCCACCGGGACCGGCATCGCGCCTTTCGCAAGCCTGATGCGCGACCCCGAGACGTATGAACGGTATGAGCAGGTCGTCATGATGCACACCTGCCGCACCGCCGAGGAACTGACCTATGGCCGTGAACTGGTCGAGGATCTGAAAAACGATCCGCTGCTGACCGAGCTTTACGGCGAAAGTTTTGCCGACCGGTTGCTGTATTATCCCACGACCACGCGCGAGGATTCGCCGCTGATGGGCCGGATTACGGATAACATGACCTCTGGCAAAGTATTCGACGACCTGGGCCTGCCGAAGATTGACGCGGAAAACGACCGCGCCATGATCTGCGGCAGTCTGGCCTTCAATGTCGATGTGAAGGCGGTGCTGGAAGGGTTCGGCCTGCGCGAAGGTGCGAATTCAGAGCCGAAGGAATTCGTGGTCGAAAAGGCCTTTGTTGGCGACGGCATCTGA
- a CDS encoding Rrf2 family transcriptional regulator, with protein sequence MKLSTKGRYGMVALADLALQPPNALTTLSDISERQDISLPYLEQLFVRLRRAGLVESARGPGGGYKLSRPATEIRVSEVLSAVDETVSALHVGAGASGGLSGSRAQTLSNRLWQSLSAHVYVFLHNATLADVAQNNLLPCPAVPDILSVVDEQIDNPS encoded by the coding sequence ATGAAACTGTCAACGAAGGGTCGCTATGGGATGGTTGCCTTGGCCGATCTGGCGCTGCAACCGCCAAATGCGCTGACGACATTGTCGGATATCTCTGAACGTCAGGATATTTCCCTGCCTTATCTTGAACAGTTGTTCGTCCGGTTGCGCCGCGCCGGGCTGGTTGAATCTGCCCGCGGTCCCGGTGGCGGCTACAAGCTTTCTCGCCCGGCGACGGAAATCCGTGTGTCCGAAGTGCTGTCGGCGGTGGATGAAACGGTCAGCGCGCTGCATGTCGGGGCGGGTGCGTCTGGCGGTTTGTCAGGGTCGCGCGCGCAGACGCTGTCCAATCGCCTGTGGCAGAGCCTGTCGGCGCATGTCTATGTTTTCCTGCATAACGCGACGCTTGCGGATGTGGCGCAGAACAATCTGCTGCCTTGTCCCGCTGTGCCCGATATTCTTTCCGTCGTGGATGAACAGATAGACAATCCGTCCTGA
- a CDS encoding alpha/beta hydrolase, with amino-acid sequence MPELIFPGPDGRLEGRYHPQAMPDAPIAIILHPHPQYGGTMNNRVVYNLHYAFHKIGFTVMRFNFRGVGRSQGEFDQGIGELSDAASALDYLQAMNPNSKHCWVAGFSFGAWIGMQLLMRRPEITGFISVAPQANLYDFSFLAPCPASGLIINGSADRVAPAKDTDGLVAKLREQKGITISHEVVEGADHFFRDDEAHMAPMIDKVQTYVRRRLTESTR; translated from the coding sequence ATGCCCGAATTGATTTTCCCCGGCCCTGACGGCCGCCTCGAAGGCCGCTACCATCCGCAGGCCATGCCGGATGCGCCGATTGCCATCATCCTTCATCCGCATCCGCAATATGGCGGCACGATGAACAACCGGGTTGTCTATAACCTGCATTACGCCTTTCATAAGATCGGCTTCACGGTCATGCGCTTCAATTTCCGCGGCGTCGGGCGCAGCCAGGGTGAATTCGATCAGGGCATCGGAGAGCTTTCGGATGCCGCCTCTGCCCTCGATTACCTGCAGGCCATGAACCCCAACAGCAAGCATTGCTGGGTCGCTGGTTTCAGCTTTGGTGCATGGATCGGTATGCAACTTCTTATGCGCCGGCCAGAGATTACCGGTTTCATCAGCGTGGCACCGCAGGCCAATCTGTACGATTTCAGCTTCCTTGCCCCCTGCCCCGCATCCGGGCTGATCATCAATGGCTCAGCCGACCGTGTTGCGCCCGCCAAGGATACCGATGGTTTGGTCGCCAAACTGCGCGAGCAGAAAGGCATCACCATCAGCCATGAAGTGGTAGAGGGCGCGGACCACTTCTTCCGCGACGACGAGGCGCATATGGCGCCGATGATCGACAAGGTGCAGACCTATGTGCGCCGCCGGCTGACCGAAAGCACACGCTGA
- a CDS encoding DNA-3-methyladenine glycosylase family protein, with protein sequence MRTITQIADLDEGRAYLSAACPVWAAALPGLELPLRRRSDGFPAILDAIIGQQISISAAGAIMARLEAAGLTTPPAIRAAGEDGLKACGVSRPKIRYLLGIAENEPDWLALRNAPDEDVITTLTALPGIGQWTAEIYLAFALGRTDAFPAGDLALQEAARSLYGLDARPGPKALTEMAEVWRPWRSVAARALWAHYRLAKGREGVRS encoded by the coding sequence ATGAGGACTATCACACAGATCGCGGATCTGGACGAAGGGCGGGCTTATCTGTCAGCCGCCTGTCCGGTCTGGGCCGCGGCGTTGCCGGGGCTGGAATTGCCGCTGCGGCGCAGGTCAGACGGATTCCCGGCCATTCTCGATGCGATCATCGGTCAGCAGATCTCTATCTCTGCGGCTGGTGCGATCATGGCACGGCTGGAGGCGGCGGGGCTGACGACGCCGCCGGCGATACGGGCTGCGGGAGAGGATGGGCTGAAAGCCTGCGGGGTGTCGCGCCCAAAGATCCGCTATTTGCTGGGTATTGCAGAGAATGAGCCGGATTGGCTGGCCCTGCGCAATGCACCGGATGAAGACGTTATTACGACCCTGACGGCTCTGCCGGGCATCGGGCAATGGACAGCCGAGATTTACCTTGCCTTCGCGCTTGGCCGGACCGATGCGTTTCCTGCTGGCGATCTGGCGCTGCAGGAAGCGGCGCGTTCGCTATATGGCCTGGATGCGCGTCCCGGACCGAAAGCACTGACCGAGATGGCAGAGGTGTGGCGGCCGTGGCGATCGGTCGCGGCGCGCGCGCTTTGGGCGCATTATCGGCTTGCCAAGGGGCGTGAGGGCGTCCGGTCCTAG
- a CDS encoding GntR family transcriptional regulator has protein sequence MMKDAYSLIVEAIDGGIYKPGDRLVESELADRFGVSRTPVREALQRLETQSMVKRDGRSLIVATLDHNQLAELYTVRTELEALAARLAARHAAPEELRVLQAMIDEDRQHLKDAEALARSNRRFHHQIHLASHNRYLVQQLDIVHRNMALMAQSSLAVEGRPKVALAEHQAIVDALMSGDGPAAEAALRAHISKAFETRLREDARREP, from the coding sequence GTGATGAAGGACGCATATTCCCTGATTGTCGAAGCGATTGACGGCGGCATTTACAAGCCCGGCGACCGCTTGGTTGAATCCGAACTGGCCGATCGCTTCGGTGTGTCGCGCACTCCGGTGCGAGAGGCCCTGCAGCGGCTGGAAACGCAATCCATGGTCAAGCGCGACGGGCGCAGCCTGATCGTTGCCACGCTGGACCACAACCAGCTTGCCGAACTGTATACTGTGCGCACCGAGCTGGAGGCACTGGCCGCACGGCTGGCGGCGCGTCATGCCGCACCAGAAGAGTTGCGGGTCCTGCAGGCAATGATCGACGAGGACCGGCAGCATCTGAAGGATGCCGAGGCTCTGGCCCGCTCGAACCGCCGTTTTCATCACCAGATACACCTGGCTTCTCACAACAGATATCTTGTGCAACAGCTTGATATTGTGCATAGAAATATGGCGCTGATGGCGCAAAGCTCTCTGGCGGTGGAAGGGCGGCCGAAAGTTGCCCTGGCCGAGCATCAGGCGATTGTCGATGCGCTTATGTCCGGCGATGGGCCCGCGGCAGAGGCGGCGCTGCGCGCGCATATTTCGAAGGCTTTTGAAACCCGACTGCGCGAGGATGCGCGGCGCGAGCCATGA
- a CDS encoding pyrimidine 5'-nucleotidase, whose amino-acid sequence MSFSHVETWIFDLDNTLYPPEAALFAQIEKRMTAHVTRVLGVEAAEADRLRMHYWRDYGTTLAGLMAEHDIDPHAYLLDVHDIDFSVLTPDPALSAAIAALPGRKIIHTNADKAYAIRVLDQLGIGPFEAIYGIEEVAFHPKPDARAYAAVIEAHGIDPASSAMFEDDPRNLEVPASLGMQTVLVGTGRHGPDELAADHDHGAHVHHRTADLTGFLRALV is encoded by the coding sequence ATGTCATTTTCCCATGTAGAGACCTGGATCTTCGATCTCGACAACACGCTGTACCCGCCAGAGGCGGCACTGTTCGCGCAGATCGAAAAGCGGATGACCGCGCATGTCACCCGCGTTCTGGGTGTCGAGGCGGCAGAGGCCGACCGTCTGCGGATGCATTACTGGCGCGATTATGGCACGACGCTTGCCGGGCTGATGGCCGAACATGACATTGATCCCCACGCCTATCTGCTGGATGTGCATGATATCGACTTTTCGGTTCTGACACCCGATCCCGCACTGTCCGCAGCAATCGCCGCACTTCCGGGGCGCAAGATCATCCACACGAATGCCGACAAAGCCTATGCCATCCGCGTTCTCGATCAACTAGGCATCGGCCCGTTCGAGGCGATCTACGGCATCGAAGAGGTCGCATTTCACCCCAAGCCCGACGCGCGCGCATATGCCGCAGTAATTGAGGCGCATGGGATCGACCCGGCCAGTTCCGCGATGTTCGAGGATGACCCACGCAATCTGGAAGTTCCCGCAAGCCTTGGAATGCAAACGGTTCTTGTTGGTACGGGCCGGCATGGGCCCGACGAACTCGCGGCAGATCATGACCACGGCGCGCATGTCCATCACCGCACCGCTGATCTGACCGGTTTCCTGCGCGCGCTTGTCTGA
- a CDS encoding UbiH/UbiF family hydroxylase, which produces MRHSGDATPTDILISGGGIAGLVAAASFGAEGHSVICVDPAPPVTDEKSAGADLRTTAFLIPSVRLLERAGLWDRLSPHATPLQIMRIIDAGGAEPVARLTRDFDAADISDGPFGWNLPNWLLRREILNRLDQMPNVDFRPGTATTALTARQEEAMVTLSDGSRINARLVVGADGRNSAIRQALGIGVKTTRYGQKALAFAVTHERPHNNVSTEIHRTGGPFTLVPLPDRDGKPSSAVVWMERGPEIARLMAMAPHAFEDALNDRSTGILGHLTQATTLTTWPIISQIADRFTGPRTALIAEAAHVLPPIGAQGLNMSLADLNMLLDLSKDDPGSTESLRIFQRRRWAEARLRLAGIDLLNRASMIGAPPLRDLRAAGLGAIYGIRPVRRLLMKAGLGVS; this is translated from the coding sequence ATGCGCCACAGTGGCGATGCAACCCCTACCGATATTCTGATTTCTGGTGGCGGCATCGCCGGGCTGGTGGCTGCCGCATCCTTCGGTGCCGAGGGTCACAGCGTCATCTGCGTCGACCCTGCCCCGCCCGTCACCGATGAAAAATCAGCCGGTGCCGATCTGCGCACAACGGCGTTTCTGATCCCCTCTGTCCGCTTGCTGGAACGCGCGGGCCTTTGGGATCGGCTGTCGCCCCATGCGACACCGCTGCAGATCATGCGCATCATCGACGCCGGCGGCGCCGAACCCGTGGCGCGGCTGACGCGCGATTTCGACGCTGCCGATATTTCGGACGGCCCCTTCGGCTGGAACCTTCCCAACTGGCTGCTGCGCCGGGAAATCCTGAACCGTCTGGATCAGATGCCCAATGTCGATTTCCGTCCCGGCACTGCCACAACCGCACTGACCGCGCGGCAGGAAGAGGCTATGGTCACGCTGTCGGATGGCAGCCGCATCAATGCCCGCCTCGTCGTCGGTGCCGATGGGCGCAACAGCGCCATTCGCCAGGCCCTTGGAATCGGCGTGAAAACCACGCGCTACGGCCAGAAGGCCCTCGCCTTCGCTGTCACCCATGAACGCCCGCATAACAATGTATCGACCGAAATTCATCGCACTGGCGGGCCGTTTACACTTGTCCCACTGCCGGATCGCGATGGCAAACCGTCCTCTGCCGTCGTCTGGATGGAACGCGGCCCCGAAATCGCCCGCCTCATGGCGATGGCGCCTCATGCCTTCGAAGATGCGCTGAACGACCGCTCGACCGGGATACTCGGTCACCTGACCCAGGCGACGACGCTGACGACCTGGCCGATCATCAGCCAGATCGCCGACCGCTTCACCGGCCCGCGCACCGCCCTGATCGCAGAGGCCGCGCATGTCCTTCCGCCCATCGGTGCTCAGGGCCTGAATATGAGCCTCGCAGACCTGAACATGCTGCTGGATCTGTCAAAGGACGACCCCGGCAGCACCGAAAGCCTGCGCATCTTCCAGCGACGCCGCTGGGCAGAGGCGCGCCTGCGCCTTGCCGGCATAGACCTGCTCAACCGCGCCTCAATGATCGGTGCGCCACCGCTGCGCGACCTGCGGGCGGCGGGCCTAGGCGCGATATATGGCATCCGCCCGGTCCGGCGTTTGCTGATGAAGGCAGGGCTGGGCGTCAGCTAG
- a CDS encoding GNAT family N-acetyltransferase, which translates to MKIRDATQDDLAAILAIYNDAVLNTTAIWNEKTADLENRAAWMAERRKAGYPVLVASRDAEVLGYATFGDWRPHDGYRHTVEHSVYVRRDQHGGGIGKALMLALIEKARDLQKHVMVAGIEAGNTPSIRLHEKLGFRQTGFLPQVGTKFGKWLDLAFLQLLLDDRTDPDAKPQMIPPLP; encoded by the coding sequence ATGAAAATTCGCGACGCAACGCAAGACGACCTCGCGGCCATTTTGGCCATCTACAATGACGCGGTCCTCAACACGACTGCGATCTGGAACGAAAAGACGGCCGATCTGGAAAACCGTGCCGCCTGGATGGCAGAGCGTCGCAAAGCCGGCTATCCGGTGCTGGTTGCGTCCCGCGACGCAGAGGTTCTGGGCTATGCGACCTTCGGCGATTGGCGCCCCCATGACGGCTATCGGCACACGGTCGAGCATTCTGTCTATGTCCGCCGCGATCAGCACGGGGGCGGCATCGGCAAAGCCCTGATGCTTGCCCTTATCGAAAAGGCGCGGGATCTTCAAAAGCACGTCATGGTCGCGGGGATAGAGGCCGGAAACACCCCATCTATCCGCCTGCATGAAAAGCTGGGCTTTCGGCAAACCGGCTTTCTGCCGCAGGTCGGCACTAAATTCGGCAAATGGCTGGACCTCGCCTTTCTGCAACTTCTGCTGGACGATCGCACCGACCCTGACGCAAAGCCGCAAATGATCCCGCCGCTGCCCTGA
- the bioB gene encoding biotin synthase BioB, whose translation MIRNDWTIEEARAIHDLPVPELMYRAQTAHRRHFDPQVIETASLLSIKTGGCPEDCGYCSQSAHHDTGVKATKLMGVEAVLASARRAKQAGAQRFCMGAAWRSPKDRDMDNLCRMVRGVREMGLETCMTLGMLSPEQVARLKDAGLDFYNHNIDTSPEYYRQIATTRTMDDRLETVDRVREGGIKVCCGGIIGMGEAVDDRISMLVTLATLGAHPESVPVNLWNEIANTPVQERARPVDDIALIRTIALARILMPASVVRLSAGRTGMSDALQAMCFLAGANSIFVGDALLTTDNPAVWKDQDLLSRLGMRVAPAVSSDAAVAAE comes from the coding sequence ATGATCCGCAATGACTGGACGATAGAAGAAGCGCGGGCGATCCACGATTTGCCCGTGCCGGAGCTGATGTATCGCGCCCAGACCGCGCATCGCCGGCATTTCGACCCGCAAGTGATCGAGACAGCCAGCCTGCTGTCGATCAAGACCGGAGGCTGTCCCGAAGATTGCGGCTATTGTTCGCAAAGCGCTCATCACGATACGGGCGTGAAGGCCACGAAGCTGATGGGGGTAGAGGCTGTGCTTGCCTCTGCGCGGCGCGCGAAACAGGCTGGCGCGCAGCGGTTCTGCATGGGTGCCGCATGGCGCAGCCCGAAGGATCGCGACATGGATAACCTGTGTCGGATGGTTCGGGGCGTGCGCGAGATGGGGCTGGAGACCTGCATGACCCTTGGGATGCTGTCGCCGGAACAGGTGGCGCGGCTAAAGGATGCGGGGCTGGATTTCTATAACCACAATATCGATACCTCGCCCGAATATTACCGCCAGATCGCGACGACACGGACGATGGATGACCGGCTGGAGACGGTCGATCGCGTCCGCGAGGGCGGCATCAAGGTCTGCTGCGGCGGGATCATCGGTATGGGAGAGGCGGTGGATGACCGTATCTCGATGCTGGTGACGTTGGCGACTTTGGGCGCGCATCCCGAATCCGTGCCGGTCAACCTGTGGAATGAGATCGCAAATACGCCGGTGCAGGAGCGGGCGCGTCCCGTAGATGATATTGCGCTGATCCGCACCATTGCCCTGGCACGAATCCTCATGCCTGCCAGCGTGGTGCGGCTGTCGGCCGGGCGCACAGGGATGAGCGATGCTTTGCAGGCGATGTGCTTTCTGGCCGGGGCCAACTCGATCTTCGTGGGCGATGCGCTGCTGACCACCGATAATCCGGCGGTCTGGAAGGATCAGGACCTGCTGTCGCGGTTGGGGATGCGTGTGGCGCCTGCCGTTTCATCGGACGCCGCTGTTGCCGCCGAATAG
- a CDS encoding biotin transporter BioY: protein MQFPQPTLGLSAISGRNIALTIGAAALITLSAKVQVPFWPVPMTLHTLAVLLISVMLGPRLGFAAMSAYLAAGLAGLPVFSGSPERGIGLVYMVGPTGGYLLGYLIASWLTGWLAQGRGLVPSAAAMLAGLAVVYAAGMAWLLNFVPAGKVVAAGFAPFILGDLVKIVLALTIVAAWRGMRRDSA, encoded by the coding sequence ATGCAATTCCCACAACCCACCCTTGGCTTATCGGCCATTTCCGGGCGAAATATCGCACTGACAATCGGTGCGGCAGCGCTGATCACGTTGTCGGCCAAGGTACAGGTGCCGTTCTGGCCGGTGCCGATGACGCTGCATACCCTGGCCGTCCTTCTGATTTCGGTGATGCTTGGACCACGTCTGGGCTTTGCCGCTATGTCGGCCTATCTGGCGGCGGGCCTGGCTGGTCTGCCGGTGTTTTCGGGTTCCCCTGAACGGGGAATCGGACTGGTCTATATGGTTGGGCCGACGGGCGGTTATCTGTTGGGATATCTGATTGCGTCGTGGTTGACGGGTTGGCTGGCGCAGGGGCGTGGCCTGGTGCCGAGCGCTGCTGCGATGCTGGCAGGGCTTGCGGTGGTTTATGCCGCCGGGATGGCCTGGCTGCTGAACTTCGTGCCGGCTGGCAAAGTCGTCGCGGCTGGATTTGCGCCGTTCATTCTGGGCGATCTGGTAAAGATCGTGCTGGCGCTGACGATCGTTGCCGCCTGGCGCGGAATGCGCAGGGATTCGGCATGA
- a CDS encoding GntR family transcriptional regulator, with amino-acid sequence MSKPTADTIATRIATVLAERIISGMIAPDTRLRQDHIGAEFGASHVPVREAFRQLEARGLAVSQPRRGYRVTSFDVAELREVAEMRASLESLALRHAAPRLNQKVLATAEAANRDAEAAGNVRDWEEANRAFHRLLLSPCDMPRLLGAIDDLHSASARFLFAAWRSEWEARTDHDHRAILAALRRGQTDRACALLSRHVGWIGKRSNVPASPETSMSYKNLE; translated from the coding sequence ATGAGCAAACCGACCGCAGATACCATCGCAACGCGCATCGCCACCGTTCTGGCCGAACGGATCATTTCCGGGATGATCGCGCCGGATACGCGGCTGCGTCAGGATCATATCGGGGCAGAGTTCGGTGCCAGCCATGTGCCCGTACGCGAGGCCTTCCGGCAACTGGAGGCGCGGGGGCTGGCGGTCAGTCAGCCGCGCCGGGGCTATCGGGTGACGTCCTTTGATGTGGCCGAGTTGCGCGAGGTGGCAGAAATGCGCGCATCGTTGGAATCGCTGGCGCTTCGTCACGCCGCGCCGCGTCTGAACCAGAAGGTGTTGGCCACAGCAGAGGCGGCGAACCGCGATGCAGAGGCCGCCGGGAACGTGCGCGACTGGGAAGAGGCGAACCGCGCGTTCCACCGGTTACTGCTCTCGCCCTGCGACATGCCGCGACTGTTGGGGGCGATAGACGATCTGCATTCGGCGAGTGCGCGGTTCCTGTTCGCGGCCTGGAGATCGGAATGGGAAGCGCGGACCGATCACGACCACCGGGCCATTCTGGCGGCGCTGCGGCGCGGGCAGACCGACCGGGCCTGCGCTTTGCTGTCGCGCCATGTCGGGTGGATCGGAAAGCGCAGCAATGTTCCTGCCAGTCCAGAAACTTCAATGAGTTACAAGAATCTCGAATAA